In Dyadobacter sp. NIV53, a single window of DNA contains:
- a CDS encoding ATP-dependent Clp protease adaptor ClpS → MQALTETEVEILEKTIETEIKKLVIYNDDVNTFDWVIDTLIEVCRHTSEQAEQCTLIIHYKGKCSVKEGEFEELIFMRNEICRRGISAEIH, encoded by the coding sequence ATGCAAGCGCTTACAGAGACAGAGGTTGAAATTCTGGAAAAAACCATCGAAACAGAGATAAAAAAACTGGTTATATATAATGATGACGTAAATACTTTTGATTGGGTAATTGATACGCTCATAGAAGTTTGTCGTCATACCAGTGAGCAGGCAGAGCAATGTACGCTTATTATACACTATAAGGGTAAATGTTCTGTAAAAGAAGGTGAATTTGAGGAATTGATCTTTATGCGGAATGAAATTTGCAGAAGAGGTATTTCGGCAGAAATTCATTGA